The proteins below are encoded in one region of Mycobacterium pseudokansasii:
- the carB gene encoding carbamoyl-phosphate synthase large subunit, producing MPRRSDLRHVLVIGSGPIVIGQACEFDYSGTQACRVLRAEGLQVSLVNSNPATIMTDPEYADHTYVEPITPAFVERVIAQQAERGNKIDALLATLGGQTALNTAVALYENGVLERYGVELIGADFDAIQRGEDRQRFKDIVTKVGGESARSRVCFTMDEVRETVAELGLPVVVRPSFTMGGLGSGMAHSADEVDRMAGAGLAASPSANVLIEESIYGWKEFELELMRDGHDNVVVVCSIENVDPLGVHTGDSVTVAPAMTLTDREYQRMRDLGIAILREVGVDTGGCNIQFAVNPRDGRLIVIEMNPRVSRSSALASKATGFPIAKIAAKLAIGYTLDEIVNDITKETPACFEPTLDYVVVKAPRFAFEKFPGADPTLTTTMKSVGEAMSLGRNFVEALGKVMRSLETTRAGFWTAPDPEGDVDEVLTRLQTPTEGRLYDIELALRLGASVEQAAEASGVDPWFVAQIGELVKLRAELVDAPVLDAELLRHAKHSGLSDRQIASLRPELAGEAGVRSLRERLDIHPVYKTVDTCAAEFEAKTPYHYSSYELDPAAETEVAPQTEKPKVLILGSGPNRIGQGIEFDYSCVHAATTLSQAGFETVMINCNPETVSTDYDTADRLYFEPLTFEDVLEVFHAEQQSAAGGPGPQSGVAGVIVQLGGQTPLGLAQRLADAGVPIVGTPPEAIDLAEDRGAFGDLLCTAGLPAPKYGTATTFAQARRIADEIGYPVLVRPSYVLGGRGMEIVYDEETLKGYITRATQLSPEHPVLVDRFLEDAVEIDVDALCDGAEVYIGGIMEHIEEAGVHSGDSACALPPVTLGRSDIEKVRKATEAIAHGIGVVGLLNVQYALKDDVLYVLEANPRASRTVPFVSKATAVPLAKACARIMLGASISQLRAEGMLVASGDGGNADPYAPIAVKEAVLPFHRFRRADGAAIDSLLGPEMKSTGEVMGIDRDFGSAFAKSQTAAYGSLPAHGTVFVSVANRDKRSLVFPVKRLADLGFRVLATEGTAEMLRRNGIPCDEVRKHFESPQPGRPEMSAVDAIRAGEVDMVINTPYGNSGPRIDGYEIRSVAVAVNIPCITTVQGASAAVQGIEAGIRGDIGVRSLQELHRAIDTRSADR from the coding sequence GTGCCGCGTCGCTCCGACTTGCGCCACGTCCTGGTCATCGGCTCGGGGCCGATCGTCATCGGACAGGCCTGCGAGTTCGACTACTCCGGCACCCAGGCCTGCCGGGTGCTGCGCGCCGAGGGACTGCAGGTCAGCCTGGTCAACTCCAACCCGGCCACCATCATGACCGACCCGGAATACGCCGACCACACCTACGTCGAGCCCATCACCCCGGCCTTCGTCGAACGGGTGATCGCCCAACAGGCCGAGCGCGGCAACAAGATCGACGCGCTGCTGGCCACGTTGGGGGGCCAGACAGCGCTCAACACCGCGGTCGCGCTGTACGAGAACGGGGTGCTGGAACGCTACGGGGTCGAGCTGATTGGCGCAGACTTCGACGCCATCCAGCGCGGCGAGGACCGGCAGCGGTTCAAGGACATCGTCACCAAGGTCGGCGGCGAATCGGCCCGCAGCCGAGTCTGTTTCACCATGGACGAGGTCCGCGAGACGGTGGCCGAGCTCGGCCTGCCGGTGGTGGTGCGGCCGTCGTTCACCATGGGCGGGCTGGGCTCGGGGATGGCGCATTCGGCCGACGAGGTGGACCGGATGGCCGGTGCCGGGCTGGCCGCCTCACCCAGCGCCAACGTGCTGATCGAAGAATCGATTTACGGCTGGAAGGAATTCGAGCTCGAGCTGATGCGCGACGGCCACGACAACGTGGTGGTGGTGTGCTCGATCGAAAACGTCGACCCGCTGGGCGTGCACACCGGCGACTCGGTCACCGTCGCGCCGGCGATGACCCTGACCGACCGCGAGTACCAGCGGATGCGTGATCTGGGCATCGCGATCCTGCGCGAGGTCGGTGTGGACACCGGCGGCTGCAACATCCAGTTCGCGGTCAACCCCCGCGACGGCCGGCTGATCGTGATCGAGATGAACCCGCGGGTGTCGCGGTCAAGTGCGTTGGCGTCCAAGGCCACCGGGTTCCCGATCGCTAAGATCGCCGCGAAGCTGGCCATCGGATACACCCTCGACGAGATCGTCAACGACATCACCAAGGAAACCCCGGCCTGCTTCGAGCCCACCCTGGACTACGTCGTGGTCAAGGCGCCGCGGTTCGCATTCGAGAAATTCCCCGGCGCCGACCCGACGCTGACCACCACCATGAAATCCGTGGGCGAGGCAATGTCGTTGGGCCGCAACTTCGTCGAGGCGCTCGGCAAGGTGATGCGCTCGCTGGAGACCACCCGCGCCGGGTTCTGGACGGCCCCCGACCCCGAAGGCGACGTCGATGAGGTGCTCACCCGGCTGCAGACCCCCACCGAAGGCCGGCTCTACGACATCGAACTGGCCCTGCGGCTGGGTGCCTCGGTGGAACAAGCCGCCGAGGCCAGCGGTGTCGACCCGTGGTTCGTCGCCCAGATCGGTGAGCTGGTCAAGCTGCGCGCCGAACTGGTCGACGCGCCGGTACTGGACGCCGAGTTGCTGCGACACGCCAAACACAGCGGACTGTCGGATCGCCAGATCGCGTCACTGCGGCCGGAATTGGCGGGGGAGGCCGGGGTCCGATCACTGCGCGAGCGGCTGGACATCCACCCGGTGTACAAGACGGTGGACACCTGCGCGGCGGAGTTCGAGGCCAAGACGCCCTACCATTACAGCAGCTACGAGCTGGACCCGGCCGCCGAGACGGAGGTGGCGCCGCAGACCGAGAAACCCAAAGTGCTGATCCTGGGGTCCGGGCCCAACCGCATCGGGCAGGGCATCGAATTCGACTACAGCTGCGTGCACGCGGCAACCACGTTGAGCCAGGCCGGTTTTGAGACCGTGATGATCAACTGCAACCCGGAGACGGTGTCCACCGACTACGACACCGCCGACCGGCTGTACTTCGAGCCGCTGACCTTCGAGGACGTGCTCGAGGTGTTCCACGCCGAGCAACAGTCGGCCGCAGGCGGCCCCGGTCCTCAATCTGGAGTGGCGGGTGTGATCGTGCAACTCGGCGGCCAGACCCCGCTCGGGCTGGCGCAGCGACTTGCCGACGCCGGCGTCCCGATCGTGGGCACCCCACCGGAGGCGATCGATCTGGCCGAGGACCGCGGTGCCTTCGGCGATCTGCTGTGCACCGCGGGGTTGCCGGCGCCGAAATACGGCACCGCGACGACGTTCGCGCAGGCCCGCCGGATCGCCGACGAGATCGGCTATCCGGTGCTGGTGCGGCCGTCGTATGTGTTGGGTGGCCGGGGCATGGAGATCGTCTACGACGAGGAGACGCTGAAGGGCTACATCACCCGGGCCACCCAGCTCTCGCCCGAACATCCGGTGCTTGTAGACCGTTTCCTCGAAGATGCGGTGGAGATCGACGTGGATGCGCTCTGCGACGGCGCCGAGGTCTACATCGGCGGAATCATGGAACACATCGAGGAAGCCGGCGTCCACTCCGGCGATTCGGCCTGCGCTCTGCCGCCGGTGACGTTGGGCCGCAGCGACATCGAGAAGGTGCGTAAGGCCACCGAAGCCATTGCGCACGGGATCGGGGTGGTCGGGCTGCTCAACGTGCAATACGCACTCAAAGACGACGTCCTCTACGTCCTGGAGGCCAATCCGCGCGCCAGCCGTACCGTGCCTTTCGTATCCAAGGCCACCGCCGTCCCGCTCGCCAAGGCGTGCGCCCGGATCATGTTGGGCGCCAGTATTTCTCAGCTGCGTGCCGAAGGGATGCTGGTAGCCTCCGGTGACGGCGGGAACGCCGACCCCTACGCCCCCATCGCGGTCAAAGAAGCCGTGTTGCCGTTCCACCGGTTCCGCCGCGCCGACGGCGCCGCCATCGATTCGCTGCTGGGCCCGGAGATGAAATCCACCGGCGAGGTGATGGGCATCGACCGTGATTTCGGCAGCGCGTTCGCCAAGAGTCAGACGGCAGCCTACGGCTCGCTGCCGGCCCACGGGACGGTGTTCGTCTCGGTCGCCAACCGCGACAAGCGCTCGCTGGTGTTCCCGGTGAAACGGCTCGCCGACTTGGGGTTTCGCGTTCTGGCCACCGAAGGGACCGCAGAGATGCTGCGCCGCAACGGGATTCCGTGTGACGAAGTACGCAAGCATTTCGAGTCACCGCAACCTGGCCGCCCCGAGATGTCGGCCGTCGACGCGATCCGAGCCGGCGAGGTTGACATGGTCATCAATACTCCCTACGGCAATTCCGGTCCGCGCATCGACGGCTACGAGATCCGTTCGGTCGCGGTGGCCGTCAACATTCCGTGCATCACCACGGTGCAGGGCGCATCGGCCGCCGTACAGGGCATCGAAGCCGGGATCCGCGGCGACATCGGGGTGCGGTCGCTGCAGGAGCTGCACCGCGCGATCGATACGCGGAGCGCCGACCGGTGA
- a CDS encoding aspartate carbamoyltransferase catalytic subunit, protein MTPRHLLAAGDLSRDEATAILDDADRFAQALVGREVRKLPTLRGRTIVTMFYENSTRTRVSFEVAGKWMSADVINVSATGSSVGKGESLRDTALTLRAAGADALIIRHPASGAARLLADWTRNGEDGPSVINAGDGTHEHPTQALLDALTIRQRLGGIEGRRVVIVGDILHSRVARSNVMLLHTLGAEVVLVAPPTLLPVGADGWPVTVSYDFDAELPAADAVLMLRVQAERMTGGFFPSAREYSVRYGLSDRRQAMLPGRAVVLHPGPMLRGMEIAFSVADSSQSAVLQQVSNGVHVRMAVLFHLLVGAESAGKEGAA, encoded by the coding sequence ATGACCCCGCGGCACCTCCTGGCGGCCGGTGACCTGAGCCGTGACGAAGCCACCGCCATCCTCGACGATGCCGACCGGTTCGCGCAGGCTCTGGTGGGCCGCGAGGTCCGCAAACTGCCGACCCTGCGCGGCCGCACCATCGTCACCATGTTCTACGAGAATTCGACCCGAACCCGGGTGTCCTTCGAGGTGGCCGGTAAGTGGATGAGCGCCGACGTGATCAACGTCAGCGCGACCGGATCCTCGGTGGGCAAGGGCGAGTCGCTGCGCGACACCGCGCTGACCCTGCGTGCGGCCGGCGCCGATGCCCTGATCATCCGGCACCCGGCCTCGGGTGCGGCGCGTTTGCTGGCCGACTGGACCAGAAACGGCGAGGACGGCCCGTCGGTGATCAACGCCGGCGATGGCACCCACGAGCACCCCACCCAGGCGCTGCTGGATGCGCTGACCATCCGGCAGCGGCTCGGCGGCATCGAGGGCCGTCGCGTCGTGATCGTCGGCGACATCCTGCACAGCCGGGTGGCGCGCTCCAACGTCATGTTGCTGCACACGCTGGGCGCTGAGGTGGTGCTGGTGGCGCCGCCGACATTGCTGCCGGTGGGGGCTGACGGTTGGCCCGTCACCGTGTCCTACGACTTCGACGCCGAATTACCGGCCGCCGACGCGGTGCTGATGCTGCGGGTGCAGGCCGAGCGGATGACCGGCGGTTTCTTCCCGTCCGCGCGTGAGTATTCGGTGCGCTACGGCCTTTCCGACCGGCGGCAGGCGATGCTGCCCGGCCGTGCCGTGGTGCTGCATCCCGGGCCGATGCTGCGTGGTATGGAGATCGCTTTTTCGGTTGCCGACTCGTCGCAATCGGCTGTGCTGCAACAGGTTTCCAACGGTGTTCATGTGCGGATGGCGGTGTTGTTCCACCTGCTGGTGGGGGCCGAGTCGGCCGGGAAAGAAGGCGCGGCGTGA
- the pyrF gene encoding orotidine-5'-phosphate decarboxylase, which produces MTGFGVRLAEAKARRGPLCLGIDPHPELLRAWDLPATADGLAAFCDICVQAYAGFAVVKPQVAFFEAYGAAGYTVLERTIATLRANGVLVLADAKRGDIGSTMAAYATAWAGDSPLAADAVTASPYLGFGSLRPLLEVAAAHDRGVFVLAATSNPEGATVQRADAEGRTVAQLIVDHVAAANRASEPGPGSVGVVVGATVLQPPDLSALGGPVLVPGVGVQGGRPEALGGLGGATPDQLLPAVSREVLRAGPGIAAIRSAAQRLLEAVAYLSAV; this is translated from the coding sequence GTGACCGGCTTCGGCGTCCGGCTGGCCGAGGCCAAGGCGCGCCGGGGACCGCTGTGTTTGGGCATCGATCCCCACCCCGAGCTGCTGCGGGCCTGGGATCTGCCGGCCACCGCCGACGGCCTGGCCGCGTTCTGCGATATCTGCGTGCAGGCCTACGCCGGTTTCGCGGTGGTCAAGCCGCAAGTGGCGTTCTTCGAGGCCTACGGCGCCGCGGGATACACGGTGCTGGAACGCACCATTGCCACGTTACGAGCCAACGGGGTGCTCGTGCTGGCGGATGCCAAGCGCGGCGACATCGGCTCCACGATGGCCGCCTACGCCACGGCCTGGGCCGGCGACTCGCCGCTGGCCGCAGACGCCGTGACCGCCTCGCCGTATCTGGGGTTCGGGTCGCTGCGGCCGCTGCTGGAGGTCGCTGCGGCTCATGACCGAGGGGTGTTCGTGCTGGCGGCCACCTCCAATCCCGAGGGTGCGACGGTGCAGCGCGCCGACGCCGAGGGCCGCACGGTGGCGCAACTGATCGTCGATCACGTCGCCGCAGCCAACCGGGCGAGCGAACCCGGTCCCGGATCCGTCGGCGTGGTCGTCGGGGCAACCGTCCTGCAGCCCCCCGACCTGAGCGCCCTGGGCGGACCGGTGCTGGTGCCCGGTGTCGGCGTGCAGGGCGGGCGGCCCGAGGCGCTCGGCGGACTGGGCGGGGCGACGCCGGACCAGCTGTTGCCCGCGGTGTCGCGTGAGGTGTTGCGGGCGGGTCCCGGTATCGCGGCGATCCGGTCCGCGGCCCAACGATTACTCGAGGCCGTCGCCTACCTGTCGGCGGTGTAG
- the carA gene encoding glutamine-hydrolyzing carbamoyl-phosphate synthase small subunit, which produces MTKALLVLEDGRVFTGTPFGAIGQTLGEAVFSTGMSGYQETLTDPSYHRQIVVATAPQIGNTGWNGEDAESRGDKIWVAGYAVRDPSPRASNWRATGTLEDELIRQHIVGIAGIDTRAVVRHLRSRGSMKAGVFSGESLAEPAELLQRVQGQPPMLGADLAGEVSTPQPYVVEPEGPPGLPRLTVVALDLGIKTNTPRNFARRGIRSYVLPSSASFDQIADINPHGVFLSNGPGDPATADRVVALTREVLGAGIPLFGICFGNQILGRALGLSTYKMVFGHRGINIPVIDHATGRVAVTAQNHGFALEGEAGQRFDTPFGPAVVSHTCANDGVVEGVRLTDGRAFSVQYHPEAAAGPHDAEYLFDQFVELMEGQ; this is translated from the coding sequence GTGACCAAGGCCCTGCTGGTACTTGAGGACGGCCGCGTCTTCACCGGAACGCCGTTCGGCGCCATCGGCCAAACCCTGGGCGAAGCCGTGTTCAGCACTGGCATGTCCGGTTACCAGGAGACGCTGACCGACCCCAGCTATCACCGCCAGATCGTGGTGGCCACCGCGCCGCAGATCGGCAACACCGGCTGGAACGGCGAGGACGCCGAGAGCCGCGGCGACAAGATCTGGGTCGCCGGCTACGCGGTGCGTGACCCGTCGCCGCGAGCCTCCAACTGGCGCGCCACCGGCACCCTCGAAGACGAGCTGATCCGCCAGCACATCGTCGGCATCGCCGGCATCGACACCCGGGCCGTGGTGCGTCATCTGCGCAGCCGAGGGTCGATGAAGGCAGGTGTCTTCTCCGGCGAGTCGTTGGCCGAGCCGGCCGAGCTGCTGCAGCGCGTGCAGGGTCAGCCGCCCATGCTGGGCGCCGATCTCGCCGGCGAGGTCAGTACCCCGCAGCCGTATGTCGTCGAACCCGAAGGGCCACCGGGACTTCCCAGGCTCACCGTCGTCGCACTCGACCTGGGTATCAAGACCAACACGCCGCGCAACTTCGCCCGGCGCGGGATCCGCAGTTACGTACTGCCCTCGTCGGCGAGTTTCGACCAGATCGCCGACATCAACCCACACGGCGTGTTCCTGTCCAACGGCCCCGGTGACCCGGCGACCGCCGACCGCGTCGTCGCGCTCACCCGTGAGGTGCTGGGCGCAGGAATCCCGTTGTTCGGCATCTGTTTCGGTAATCAGATCCTGGGCCGCGCGCTGGGGCTGTCGACCTACAAGATGGTCTTCGGTCACCGCGGGATCAACATCCCGGTGATCGACCACGCCACCGGACGGGTCGCGGTGACCGCGCAAAACCACGGCTTCGCGCTGGAGGGGGAGGCCGGCCAGCGCTTCGACACGCCCTTCGGCCCGGCCGTCGTCAGCCACACCTGCGCCAACGACGGGGTGGTCGAGGGCGTCAGACTGACTGACGGACGGGCCTTTTCGGTGCAATACCACCCGGAGGCCGCAGCCGGTCCGCACGACGCGGAGTACCTGTTCGACCAATTTGTCGAGCTGATGGAGGGCCAGTGA
- the pyrR gene encoding bifunctional pyr operon transcriptional regulator/uracil phosphoribosyltransferase PyrR encodes MATASDAANGRELMSAADVGRTISRIAHQVIEKTALDSPDSPRVVLLGIPTRGVTLARRLATHIREYSGVEVAHGALDITLYRDDLMSKPPRPLEETSIPAGGIDDALVILVDDVLYSGRSVRSALDALRDVGRPRAVQLAVLVDRGHRELPVRADYVGKNVPTSRSESVHVQLREHDGHDGVVISR; translated from the coding sequence ATGGCTACTGCGAGTGATGCCGCGAACGGCCGCGAACTGATGTCCGCCGCCGACGTCGGTCGCACCATTTCCCGCATCGCGCACCAGGTCATCGAAAAAACTGCGCTCGATAGCCCCGACTCGCCGAGGGTGGTGCTGCTGGGCATCCCGACCCGCGGCGTGACCCTGGCCCGGCGGCTGGCAACCCATATCCGTGAATACAGCGGTGTCGAGGTTGCCCATGGCGCGCTGGACATCACGCTGTACCGCGACGACCTGATGAGCAAACCGCCGCGGCCGCTGGAAGAGACCTCCATCCCGGCCGGTGGTATCGACGATGCGCTGGTGATTCTCGTCGACGACGTGCTGTATTCCGGGCGCTCGGTGCGCTCGGCGTTGGACGCGTTGCGCGATGTGGGCCGGCCCCGCGCGGTGCAGTTGGCCGTCCTGGTCGACCGCGGCCACCGGGAACTGCCGGTGCGCGCCGATTACGTCGGCAAGAACGTGCCGACCTCCCGCAGCGAGAGCGTGCACGTGCAGCTGCGCGAACACGACGGGCACGACGGCGTGGTGATCTCGCGATGA
- a CDS encoding dihydroorotase, giving the protein MSVLIRGVRLYGEGERVDVLVDDGQIADIGAGLAIPERADVIDATGQVLLPGLVDLHTHLREPGREYAEDIETGSAAAALGGYTAVFAMANTHPVADSPVVTDHVWRHGQEVGLVDVHPVGAVTVGLAGAELTEMGMMNAGAAQVRMFSDDGVCVHDPLVMRRALEYATGLGVLIAQHAEEPRLTVGAVAHEGPNAARLGLSGWPRAAEESIVARDALLARDAGARVHICHASTAGTVEILKWAKGQGISITAEVTPHHLLLDDGRLAGYDGVNRVNPPLREAVDTIALRQALAEGIIDCVATDHAPHAEHEKCVEFAAARPGMLGLQTALSVVVQTMVRPGLLDWRGVARVMSENPARIVGLPDQGRPLQVGEPANLTVVDPDATWTVSGAELASRSANTPYESMTLPAAVTLTLLRGKVTARDGKSPA; this is encoded by the coding sequence GTGAGTGTGCTGATCCGCGGGGTGCGGCTCTACGGCGAGGGGGAGCGGGTCGATGTACTGGTCGATGACGGCCAGATCGCCGACATCGGCGCGGGGCTGGCCATCCCGGAGCGGGCCGACGTCATCGACGCCACCGGCCAGGTTCTGCTGCCCGGACTGGTCGACCTGCACACCCATCTGCGCGAGCCCGGCCGCGAATACGCCGAGGATATCGAAACTGGCTCGGCCGCAGCGGCTTTGGGCGGCTACACCGCGGTATTCGCAATGGCCAACACCCATCCGGTGGCCGACAGCCCGGTGGTCACCGACCACGTGTGGCGCCACGGTCAGGAGGTTGGCCTGGTCGACGTACACCCGGTCGGCGCGGTGACGGTGGGGCTGGCCGGAGCCGAACTCACCGAGATGGGCATGATGAACGCCGGCGCCGCACAGGTACGGATGTTCTCCGACGACGGCGTCTGCGTGCACGACCCGCTGGTGATGCGCCGCGCCCTGGAATATGCCACCGGCCTGGGCGTGCTGATCGCCCAGCACGCCGAGGAGCCCAGGCTGACCGTCGGGGCCGTCGCGCACGAGGGCCCGAACGCCGCGCGGCTGGGCCTGTCGGGCTGGCCGAGGGCCGCCGAGGAATCCATCGTGGCCCGCGACGCGCTGCTGGCCCGCGATGCGGGCGCCCGGGTGCACATCTGCCACGCCTCTACCGCGGGTACTGTGGAGATCCTGAAATGGGCTAAAGGCCAAGGTATTTCGATCACAGCCGAGGTCACCCCACACCATTTGCTGCTCGACGACGGCCGACTGGCCGGCTACGACGGGGTGAACCGGGTCAACCCGCCGCTGCGCGAAGCCGTAGACACCATCGCACTGCGGCAAGCACTGGCCGAGGGGATCATCGACTGTGTGGCCACCGACCACGCCCCGCACGCCGAGCATGAGAAGTGTGTCGAATTCGCCGCAGCGCGCCCCGGCATGCTCGGGTTGCAGACGGCCCTGTCGGTGGTGGTGCAGACCATGGTGCGGCCGGGCCTGTTGGACTGGCGCGGCGTGGCGCGGGTGATGAGCGAGAATCCGGCGCGGATCGTGGGCTTGCCTGATCAGGGGCGCCCGCTGCAGGTGGGGGAGCCGGCCAATCTGACCGTGGTGGACCCCGACGCCACCTGGACGGTCTCCGGGGCCGAGCTGGCCAGCCGGTCGGCCAACACTCCCTACGAGTCGATGACATTGCCGGCCGCCGTGACGTTGACCTTACTGCGCGGGAAGGTCACCGCCCGGGACGGAAAGAGTCCCGCATGA